One genomic window of Glycine soja cultivar W05 chromosome 9, ASM419377v2, whole genome shotgun sequence includes the following:
- the LOC114368396 gene encoding uncharacterized protein LOC114368396, whose product NFDSVHLFHRFCFICIDNWATITNLCPLCQNEFQLITCVPVYDTIGNNKVEDDSFFRDDDWSIEEKNSTLSFPSYYIDENAVICLDGDGCKVRNGLATIEGDSDLDTSIACDSCDIWYHAFCVGFDTEGTSDSTWLCPRCVVDEVSKGTSNSVERTTVECNADDHNSNSECHAKDSFSGKVSVSVADTGETVVVVSMVNQTIWVPATSEKILLPFEVGGYPMTESCILMSDTNGQQSGEVKTETNTLRIMEEEELELSLSNNISCSVTSKSLVHNDLKKSVRGARDDPSGFDGTKLFDESLTKTSPSKIESEMGLQLGLSVGSFLSVDGADKNETKDQATDVLCLSSEECFLKGDEIEANACKDNAKVAGGKRKHADYR is encoded by the exons AATTTTGACTCGGTACATTTATTTCACAGGTTCTGCTTTATATGCATTGACAACTGGGCTACCATCACTAATCTTTGCCCACTTTGCCAGAATGAGTTTCAGTTAATCACTTGTGTTCCA GTATATGATACCATTGGAAACAATAAAGTTGAAGATGATTCATTCTTCAG AGATGATGACTGGTCCATTGAAGAGAAGAATAGCACACTGTCATTTCCCTCTTACTACATTgatgaaaat GCAGTTATTTGCTTGGATGGTGATGGCTGCAAGGTTCGCAATGGGTTGGCTACTATTGAAGGAGATTCTGATCTCGATACATCAATAGCCTGTGATTCATGTGATATATG GTATCATGCCTTCTGTGTGGGATTTGATACTGAAGGTACATCAGACAGTACATGGTTATGCCCCAG ATGTGTTGTTGATGAAGTTTCTAAAGGAACATCCAATTCAGTAGAGAGGACAACCGTGGAATGTAATGCAGATGATCATAATAGTAACAGTGAATGCCATGCTAAGGATTCCTTTTCAGGAAAAGTGTCTGTGTCTGTTGCTGATACAGGAGAGACAGTTGTTGTTGTTTCAATGGTTAACCAAACAATATGGGTTCCAGCAACAAGTGAGAAAATCCTATTGCCTTTTGAAGTTGGTGGGTACCCAATGACTGAATCATGTATTTTAATGTCTGACACAAATGGTCAGCAAAGTGGGGAAGTGAAGACAGAGACAAATACGTTACGAATCATGGAGGAAGAAGAACTGGAACTGTCTTTGTCAAACAACATATCCTGTAGCGTAACTTCTAAATCCTTAGTGCATAATGATTTAAAGAAAAGTGTCCGTGGAGCAAGGGATGACCCAAGTGGCTTTGACGGAACCAAGTTATTCGACGAGTCCCTTACCAAAACTAGTCCATCCAAAATTGAATCCGAAATGGGTCTTCAACTTGGTTTGTCAGTGGGCTCTTTCTTATCTG TTGATGGTGCAGACAAGAATGAAACAAAAGATCAAGCAACTGATGTCCTGTGCTTGAGTTCAGAagaatgttttttgaaag GAGATGAAATTGAAGCAAATGCTTGTAAGGACAATGCCAAAGTGGCTGGTGGAAAGAGAAAGCATGCTGATTATAgataa